TTTAAGAGTCGTAAATGATCAGATAGGGACTCCGACTTACACGCCGGATCTAGCAAGATTACTAGCTGATATTAACGAGACAAATAAATTCGGGATCTATCACGCAACTAATGAAGGCGGCTTTATCAGCTGGTATGATTTCGCATGTGAAATTTTCAAGCAGGCCGGCAAAAATATAAACGTGATTCCTGTAACGACTCTTGAATATGGACTCTCAAAGGCAAAACGCCCATATAATTCGCGGCTCGATAAGCATAAATTAAAGGATTCAGGCTTTGAATTATTACCGGATTGGCGCGACGCTTTAAGGAGGTATTTGTTAATTAATGCAAATTAGTGTAAATTATAATATTAACGGTATAGAGGGACTCTGCGTGATAACTCCTAAAGTACACGGGGATTTGCGGGGGTATTTTACTGAAACATATAATTTAAACGATATGAAAGAGGCCGGCTTTAATATAAATTTCGTGCAGGACAATCAAAGCAGCAGCACTAAAGGAGTTTTGCGGGGTCTTCACTATCAAATTAAATTCCCTCAATGTAAGCTAGTTAGAGTTATTAGCGGTTCAGTTTTTGATGTAGCTGTTGACTTGCGCAAAAATAGCAAGACTTTCGGCAAATATTACGGTCTCGAACTCTC
This Synergistaceae bacterium DNA region includes the following protein-coding sequences:
- the rfbC gene encoding dTDP-4-dehydrorhamnose 3,5-epimerase, translating into MQISVNYNINGIEGLCVITPKVHGDLRGYFTETYNLNDMKEAGFNINFVQDNQSSSTKGVLRGLHYQIKFPQCKLVRVISGSVFDVAVDLRKNSKTFGKYYGLELSSENHKQILIPRGFAHGFIVLSDTAEFFYKCDDFYHPNDEGGIIYNDPDINIAWPKLDTDLILSDKDTNLPLLREVLS